The following is a genomic window from Lysinibacillus sp. G4S2.
TCAGGTGGCTCTACTTCTGGTACTAAAGGTACATTCGCCACCTTATAACGTTTATGTGCTAAATATTGTGATAACGGTGTTTTAGAGGTACGAGAAACCCCAACGAGCACTATATCAGCCTGTAATAGACCACGTGGATCTCTACCATCATCATATTTTACTGCAAATTCAATAGCCTCAATTTTTTTAAAGTAATCATCATCTAGTTTATGAACGATTCCTGGTGCTTCTAGTGGAATCTCTTCCATAAATGTTGCCATTGTTTTTAAAGCAGGTCCTAAAATATCAATTGCATGTACCTTTTCTTGTTCACACAGTTCATGTAATAACGATCGCATCTCCTGTCGTACAAGCGTGTACACAATAACTGCCTGTTGTTTCTCCGCAAGACAAACAATTTTTCGGATGAGCTCCTCTGATTGAATATGAGGAAAACGCCGAATCACCGTGTTTTCCAAACCAGGTCGAAACTGGCTAATAACTGCTTTTGCTACTTGATCACCTGTTTCACCGACTGAATCAGATACAACAAAAACGCGTAGTCTTTTCATACTGTTCTCCTTCAAGTATTTAGACATTCTGTGCAAGTGATAAGAAAGCTCGTGTAATCGTCGTTTTTGTAAGACGACCGACGATTGTCAATCCGCCTTCCTGAGGCTCTACTACTGGTAACGAATCAACTTCTCGTTCAATTAGTTTATTCGCTGCGACAACTAAAGAATCTGATCTCTCACAGTACGAAATATTTGGCATACGTGTCATGATGATATGTACAGGGATTTTATTTAAATCCTGAGTACCAATACTTGTACGTAGTAAATCCTTGCGAGATAGTACCCCTGTCAAAAACTCATTCTTATCCACGACAAAGAGTGTTCCAACATCCTCTGAAAACATGAAGCAAATCGCATCATAAACAGTCATTGTTTCTGGTACTACAACAGGTCCTGAATGAAAATCTTTCACCTTTAAATTGTTAATACTATCCGTCAATGTAGCGGATGTTTTTTTACCTGAATAGAAATAGCCAACACGTGGTCTAGCATCTAAAAAGCCCGCCATTGTGAGTATAGCTAAATCTGGTCTTAAAGTCGCTCTTGTCAGACTGAGACGTTCT
Proteins encoded in this region:
- a CDS encoding helix-turn-helix transcriptional regulator, giving the protein MSPIELNKRQEDILQIVKENGPITGEHIAERLSLTRATLRPDLAILTMAGFLDARPRVGYFYSGKKTSATLTDSINNLKVKDFHSGPVVVPETMTVYDAICFMFSEDVGTLFVVDKNEFLTGVLSRKDLLRTSIGTQDLNKIPVHIIMTRMPNISYCERSDSLVVAANKLIEREVDSLPVVEPQEGGLTIVGRLTKTTITRAFLSLAQNV
- a CDS encoding pyruvate, water dikinase regulatory protein; its protein translation is MKRLRVFVVSDSVGETGDQVAKAVISQFRPGLENTVIRRFPHIQSEELIRKIVCLAEKQQAVIVYTLVRQEMRSLLHELCEQEKVHAIDILGPALKTMATFMEEIPLEAPGIVHKLDDDYFKKIEAIEFAVKYDDGRDPRGLLQADIVLVGVSRTSKTPLSQYLAHKRYKVANVPLVPEVEPPEELLKIDPKKCFGLIISPDKLNSIRKERLMTLGLNDDAIYAQHKRILEEIQHFEKIVGKIGCKVIDVTNKAVEETANVIIEYISTCK